A window of the Xenopus laevis strain J_2021 chromosome 9_10L, Xenopus_laevis_v10.1, whole genome shotgun sequence genome harbors these coding sequences:
- the LOC108701435 gene encoding protein FAM126B isoform X1 has product MLGSERGVVEEWLSEYKVLPETQLPAYAATLHRKKPLVSALYKVIQDPNNELLEPICHQLFELYRSSEVRLKRFTMQFLPELICVYLRLTASRDRQSNGCIEALLLGIYNLEIADKDGTNKILSFTIPSLSKPSIYHEPSSLGSMALTEGALSQHDLIRVVYSDLHPQRETFTAQNRFEVLSFLMLCYNSAIVYMPPSSYQSLCRMGSRLCVSGFTRQHEKCWKDLCGRVVLDPEFMVQLLTGVYHAIYNGEWHLGQEVLDDIIYRAQLELYSQPLLVANAMKNSLPFDAPDSSQQGQKVLKVEVTPTVPRISRTAITTASIRRHRWRREDGFDFTCDSNPGSPTMRIIKDLGANREGDVLVFTTPETSSPDAASEGPEGTLTGEDILNITDADEGFSSAVSVSSQPLSGKQTSSSSRSGSRKGGSVRSVKEKEPPTQAKPSESARESTPRKQHVPVAADPTLKGIELSPMKKHLSLPAGHVVSKANSISLIRTSSTSSSKSFDYVNGSKAGGSSGIDTNLSACNTNRFSTISLQEDRLVHTIEGKDLLSPVAPLTKQSRSPSFNMQLISQV; this is encoded by the exons ATGCTGGGATCTGAACGTGGTGTAGTGGAGGAATGGCTCTCAGAATACAAG GTATTACCTGAAACTCAGCTCCCTGCTTATGCTGCAACACTCCATCGCAAGAAACCGCTTGTCTCTGCCCTTTATAAAGTTATTCAGGACCCAAACAATGAG CTTCTTGAGCCTATATGCCACCAGCTATTTGAGCTCTATCGCAGCTCTGAGGTACGACTCAAGAGATTTACCATGCAGTTTCTGCCAGAGCTGATCTGTGTCTACCTGCGTCTCACTGCCAGCCGTGATCGACAGAGTAATGGGTGcattgaagctcttcttttaggCATTTACAACCTG GAAATAGCAGACAAAGATGGCACCAATAAGATTTTATCTTTTACTATCCCATCATTATCCAAGCCTTCTATATATCATGAG CCCTCATCTTTAGGATCTATGGCTTTGACTGAAGGAGCGTTGAGCCAACATGATCTCATTAGGGTTGTTTATAGTGACCTTCATCCTCAAAGAGAAACGTTCACTGCACAAAACAG GTTTGAAGTATTGAGCTTCCTCATGCTTTGTTACAACTCTGCTATTGTCTACATGCCACCTTCTTCCTATCAGTCCTTGTGTAGGATGGGCTCAAG GCTGTGTGTGAGTGGCTTTACAAGGCAGCATGAGAAGTGCTGGAAGGACCTTTGTGGCCGGGTGGTGTTGGATCCAGAATTTATGGTGCAGCTTCTTACTGGAGTTTATCATGCTAT ATACAATGGGGAGTGGCACCTAGGGCAGGAGGTACTGGATGATATAATTTACCGAGCCCAGCTAGAGCTTTATTCTCAGCCCCTGTTG GTAGCAAATGCCATGAAAAATTCTCTGCCATTTGATGCTCCGGACTCCTCCCAGCAGGGACAAAAAGTGCTGAAAGTTGAAGTGACACCAACAGTTCCTCGCATCTCTAGAACAGCTATCACTACAGCCTCAATACGGCGACATCGCTGGAGGAGAGAAG ATGGTTTTGACTTCACATGCGACTCGAACCCAGGCTCCCCGACCATGCGCATCATCAAAGACCTAGGGGCTAATCGCGAGGGGGATGTTCTTGTGTTCACGACCCCCGAGACCTCCTCTCCAGATGCTGCCTCAGAGG gacCTGAAGGGACATTAACAGGCGAAGACATTCTCAACATTACTGATGCAGATGAGGGATTTTCATCTGCAGTGTCTGTTAGTAGTCAGCCTTTATCGGGCAAACAGACTTCTTCCTCTTCAAGGAGTGGATCGAGGAAAGGAGGCAGTGTGAGATCAGTCAAGGAGAAAGAACCTCCTACTCAAGCAAAACCTAGTGAAAGTGCTCGGGAAAGCACACCTAGAAAGCAGCACGTCCCTGTAGCAGCAGATCCAACTCTCAAAGGGATAGAGTTATCTCCAATGAAGAAGCACCTGAGCCTTCCAGCAGGCCATGTGGTGTCCAAAGCCAATAGCATAAGTCTAATCCGAACCTCTAGTACTTCATCCAGTAAATCATTTGACTACGTAAATGGCAGTAAAGCTGGGGGCAGCAGTGGGATTGATACCAACCTCTCTGCCTGCAACACCAACAGGTTTTCAACTATTAGCCTACAGGAGGACAGACTAGTTCACACAATAGAAGGTAAAGACCTCCTGTCTCCTGTTGCCCCATTGACCAAACAGTCTCGATCCCCGA
- the LOC108701435 gene encoding protein FAM126B isoform X2 gives MLGSERGVVEEWLSEYKVLPETQLPAYAATLHRKKPLVSALYKVIQDPNNELLEPICHQLFELYRSSEVRLKRFTMQFLPELICVYLRLTASRDRQSNGCIEALLLGIYNLEIADKDGTNKILSFTIPSLSKPSIYHEPSSLGSMALTEGALSQHDLIRVVYSDLHPQRETFTAQNRFEVLSFLMLCYNSAIVYMPPSSYQSLCRMGSRLCVSGFTRQHEKCWKDLCGRVVLDPEFMVQLLTGVYHAIYNGEWHLGQEVLDDIIYRAQLELYSQPLLVANAMKNSLPFDAPDSSQQGQKVLKVEVTPTVPRISRTAITTASIRRHRWRREGPEGTLTGEDILNITDADEGFSSAVSVSSQPLSGKQTSSSSRSGSRKGGSVRSVKEKEPPTQAKPSESARESTPRKQHVPVAADPTLKGIELSPMKKHLSLPAGHVVSKANSISLIRTSSTSSSKSFDYVNGSKAGGSSGIDTNLSACNTNRFSTISLQEDRLVHTIEGKDLLSPVAPLTKQSRSPSFNMQLISQV, from the exons ATGCTGGGATCTGAACGTGGTGTAGTGGAGGAATGGCTCTCAGAATACAAG GTATTACCTGAAACTCAGCTCCCTGCTTATGCTGCAACACTCCATCGCAAGAAACCGCTTGTCTCTGCCCTTTATAAAGTTATTCAGGACCCAAACAATGAG CTTCTTGAGCCTATATGCCACCAGCTATTTGAGCTCTATCGCAGCTCTGAGGTACGACTCAAGAGATTTACCATGCAGTTTCTGCCAGAGCTGATCTGTGTCTACCTGCGTCTCACTGCCAGCCGTGATCGACAGAGTAATGGGTGcattgaagctcttcttttaggCATTTACAACCTG GAAATAGCAGACAAAGATGGCACCAATAAGATTTTATCTTTTACTATCCCATCATTATCCAAGCCTTCTATATATCATGAG CCCTCATCTTTAGGATCTATGGCTTTGACTGAAGGAGCGTTGAGCCAACATGATCTCATTAGGGTTGTTTATAGTGACCTTCATCCTCAAAGAGAAACGTTCACTGCACAAAACAG GTTTGAAGTATTGAGCTTCCTCATGCTTTGTTACAACTCTGCTATTGTCTACATGCCACCTTCTTCCTATCAGTCCTTGTGTAGGATGGGCTCAAG GCTGTGTGTGAGTGGCTTTACAAGGCAGCATGAGAAGTGCTGGAAGGACCTTTGTGGCCGGGTGGTGTTGGATCCAGAATTTATGGTGCAGCTTCTTACTGGAGTTTATCATGCTAT ATACAATGGGGAGTGGCACCTAGGGCAGGAGGTACTGGATGATATAATTTACCGAGCCCAGCTAGAGCTTTATTCTCAGCCCCTGTTG GTAGCAAATGCCATGAAAAATTCTCTGCCATTTGATGCTCCGGACTCCTCCCAGCAGGGACAAAAAGTGCTGAAAGTTGAAGTGACACCAACAGTTCCTCGCATCTCTAGAACAGCTATCACTACAGCCTCAATACGGCGACATCGCTGGAGGAGAGAAG gacCTGAAGGGACATTAACAGGCGAAGACATTCTCAACATTACTGATGCAGATGAGGGATTTTCATCTGCAGTGTCTGTTAGTAGTCAGCCTTTATCGGGCAAACAGACTTCTTCCTCTTCAAGGAGTGGATCGAGGAAAGGAGGCAGTGTGAGATCAGTCAAGGAGAAAGAACCTCCTACTCAAGCAAAACCTAGTGAAAGTGCTCGGGAAAGCACACCTAGAAAGCAGCACGTCCCTGTAGCAGCAGATCCAACTCTCAAAGGGATAGAGTTATCTCCAATGAAGAAGCACCTGAGCCTTCCAGCAGGCCATGTGGTGTCCAAAGCCAATAGCATAAGTCTAATCCGAACCTCTAGTACTTCATCCAGTAAATCATTTGACTACGTAAATGGCAGTAAAGCTGGGGGCAGCAGTGGGATTGATACCAACCTCTCTGCCTGCAACACCAACAGGTTTTCAACTATTAGCCTACAGGAGGACAGACTAGTTCACACAATAGAAGGTAAAGACCTCCTGTCTCCTGTTGCCCCATTGACCAAACAGTCTCGATCCCCGA